A DNA window from Turicibacter sp. TJ11 contains the following coding sequences:
- a CDS encoding LacI family DNA-binding transcriptional regulator, which produces MSTIKEVAKRAGVSVGTVSKVINNIEVKPKTKQAVELAIKELNYQPNVYARGLKVNRTQTVALILPTVWHPFFGELAYNIEKCLRQQQYKMILCNSEGDYLTELAYITMAKQNQVDGIIAITYSDIEAYVSSNLPIISIDRFFNDQVPYVSSDNFLGGELAAQGLDQAGCQSLCFIGGGSKKENTTRNRRKGFINYCEKNQKNYEIFDLTGKSDNFNQKMEQFLREKVIEKREIDGIFAVTDTYALQIIHFLERFNIRIPEEVQVIGFDGVKTSLNDQIEISTIRQPIEKIAKESVKGIIALIDGQVVSPEMILPVKFIQGKTTKIKKTAN; this is translated from the coding sequence GTGTCAACAATCAAAGAGGTGGCTAAACGAGCAGGGGTATCAGTAGGGACCGTTTCAAAAGTGATCAATAATATTGAAGTAAAGCCAAAAACAAAACAGGCGGTTGAGTTAGCGATTAAAGAATTAAACTATCAACCGAATGTATATGCTCGTGGTTTAAAGGTTAATCGCACACAGACAGTAGCTCTTATTTTACCAACAGTATGGCATCCTTTTTTTGGTGAATTAGCATATAATATTGAAAAATGTTTAAGACAACAGCAGTATAAGATGATTTTGTGTAACTCTGAAGGTGATTATCTAACGGAGCTAGCCTATATTACAATGGCTAAACAAAATCAAGTAGATGGTATTATTGCGATTACTTATAGTGATATTGAAGCCTATGTTTCATCTAATCTTCCGATTATTAGTATAGATCGCTTTTTTAATGATCAAGTTCCATATGTAAGTAGTGATAATTTCTTAGGTGGGGAGTTAGCAGCTCAGGGATTAGATCAAGCAGGATGCCAATCGCTTTGTTTTATTGGTGGGGGTTCTAAGAAAGAAAATACGACACGTAATCGTCGTAAAGGTTTTATTAATTATTGTGAAAAAAATCAAAAGAATTATGAAATTTTTGATTTAACTGGAAAGAGTGATAATTTCAATCAGAAAATGGAACAATTTTTACGTGAAAAAGTCATCGAGAAACGAGAAATTGATGGAATATTTGCTGTTACGGATACTTATGCGCTTCAAATCATTCATTTTTTAGAACGGTTTAATATCCGTATTCCAGAAGAAGTCCAAGTCATAGGCTTTGATGGTGTTAAAACCTCCTTAAATGACCAAATTGAAATATCAACGATTCGTCAACCCATCGAAAAAATCGCAAAAGAAAGTGTCAAAGGAATTATTGCCTTAATTGATGGACAAGTCGTTTCACCAGAAATGATTTTACCTGTAAAATTTATTCAAGGTAAAACAACTAAAATAAAAAAAACAGCTAATTAA
- a CDS encoding YecA family protein — MQNINEIIKESMIANAIKCNYDESFETILNKLKKPELKAIVDTHGLKGCSSLAKGGLIERIKTTLSDAARLEYILCGLDEVMMSDFVMLVNEPYVSVDAVMSNCVQVLFSLGYVLPVMNGKEVVYVMPQIVKDVYATIDHASLEEAKVRTDLIYLYMKALVNLYGVCEFNQLVSVFNQYEAPELTPEEALNVLFCKLTFKGDVQSFGPLFVSDVLLIDSEMEAVMLYEMHQDKPYYMPTKEEVMQYGIDQGEWTPQLEQVYKFISENICEDQKMAREIAHEMGVAFTYKYQAKLAFMALESRGIEIESYNIGQALMVLLMDAFNHARTWENKGFRQMDQEVEASNDAQANQVIVPMINPMKSTKIGRNEPCPCESGKKYKKCCGR; from the coding sequence ATGCAAAATATAAATGAGATTATAAAAGAATCAATGATTGCTAATGCGATTAAATGTAATTATGATGAAAGTTTTGAAACAATTTTAAATAAGTTAAAAAAGCCAGAATTAAAAGCGATTGTTGATACACATGGATTAAAAGGTTGTTCATCATTAGCTAAAGGTGGGCTTATTGAACGCATTAAAACGACATTATCTGATGCAGCACGTTTAGAATATATTCTTTGTGGATTAGATGAAGTCATGATGAGTGATTTCGTCATGTTAGTGAACGAACCATATGTTTCAGTTGATGCAGTGATGAGTAACTGTGTTCAGGTTTTATTTAGTTTAGGATATGTTTTACCCGTCATGAATGGTAAAGAAGTGGTTTACGTTATGCCACAAATTGTAAAAGATGTTTATGCGACGATTGATCACGCCTCATTAGAGGAAGCTAAAGTTCGTACAGATTTAATTTACTTATACATGAAAGCATTAGTTAATCTATATGGAGTTTGTGAGTTTAACCAATTAGTTTCTGTATTTAATCAATATGAAGCACCTGAGTTAACGCCAGAAGAGGCTTTAAATGTTTTATTCTGTAAGTTAACGTTTAAAGGTGATGTTCAATCATTTGGTCCATTATTTGTAAGTGATGTATTATTAATTGATTCTGAAATGGAAGCTGTTATGTTATATGAAATGCATCAAGATAAACCATATTACATGCCAACTAAAGAAGAGGTGATGCAATATGGAATTGATCAAGGAGAATGGACGCCTCAGTTAGAACAGGTTTATAAATTTATTTCAGAAAACATTTGTGAAGATCAAAAGATGGCTCGTGAAATTGCACATGAAATGGGTGTCGCTTTTACTTATAAATATCAAGCTAAATTAGCGTTTATGGCACTTGAAAGCCGTGGAATTGAGATTGAATCATATAATATCGGACAAGCCTTAATGGTATTATTAATGGATGCATTCAACCATGCACGTACATGGGAAAACAAAGGATTCCGTCAGATGGATCAAGAAGTTGAAGCATCAAATGACGCTCAAGCGAATCAAGTGATTGTGCCAATGATTAATCCGATGAAATCGACAAAAATTGGACGCAATGAACCATGTCCATGTGAAAGTGGTAAAAAATATAAAAAATGTTGCGGACGCTAA
- a CDS encoding site-2 protease family protein gives MAIFWYIFISYISIFIHELGHYWSAYFFGIKATDVITGMGFKLFSFSTKHTTFTFNMIPGGGMTIYSSNEELNLSTFQQFIILGSGVSFNYLTAVIATTLYFQTSLVKGFFAFNQMIVSFIYTLFNLFSFNDLIAPQVGLTDSIEWVAGQFTTIKFILFIFIFMNLLLFLFNLLPVPFFDGGQMLSLLIDPILYKIGIKENLLNKFKERINQLVGILLIVLVSIPIINEVFNYFQTTRIASKPMIRWMLIILGAILIKRLLTSILHHFKLNK, from the coding sequence ATGGCGATCTTTTGGTATATTTTTATTTCTTATATTAGTATTTTTATTCATGAACTAGGTCATTACTGGTCAGCTTATTTTTTCGGAATTAAAGCAACCGATGTCATCACAGGAATGGGGTTTAAACTCTTTTCTTTTTCAACTAAACATACCACTTTTACGTTTAACATGATTCCTGGTGGTGGCATGACGATTTATTCATCAAACGAGGAGTTAAACCTTTCAACATTTCAGCAGTTTATTATTTTAGGTTCTGGTGTCTCTTTTAACTACTTAACGGCTGTCATTGCAACAACACTCTATTTTCAAACGTCACTAGTCAAGGGCTTCTTCGCCTTTAATCAAATGATTGTTAGTTTTATCTATACGTTGTTTAACTTATTTTCATTTAATGATTTGATCGCTCCTCAAGTTGGATTAACAGACTCTATCGAGTGGGTAGCGGGACAATTCACAACAATAAAATTTATTTTATTTATTTTTATCTTTATGAATTTACTGCTCTTTTTATTTAATCTTCTTCCTGTTCCTTTTTTTGATGGAGGTCAGATGCTTTCATTATTAATCGATCCAATCCTTTACAAGATCGGAATAAAGGAGAATTTATTAAATAAATTCAAAGAACGCATCAATCAACTAGTAGGTATTCTTTTGATTGTTTTAGTATCTATTCCAATTATAAATGAAGTTTTCAACTACTTTCAAACGACGCGTATTGCTTCAAAACCCATGATTCGATGGATGTTAATCATTTTAGGTGCTATTCTAATTAAGCGTCTTCTTACTTCGATTCTGCATCACTTTAAACTTAATAAATAA
- a CDS encoding DUF4430 domain-containing protein, with protein MKINMKKGIIALVAVMLVAVVGFIISPMSKQAGDKTITITIVNDETNETLLQNKELKTDAESLGEVLVEYQDELQLEASESEYGLYITGFLGLSAKDNGAAGPWWMYSYESPSQDLQMPIGQAPGVDSLMIHDGDRVVFSYTTETGW; from the coding sequence GTGAAAATAAATATGAAAAAAGGGATCATCGCATTGGTTGCGGTTATGTTAGTAGCCGTTGTTGGATTTATCATCTCACCAATGAGCAAACAAGCAGGTGACAAAACGATTACGATCACAATCGTGAATGATGAAACAAACGAAACATTATTACAAAATAAAGAGCTAAAAACAGATGCCGAGTCATTAGGTGAGGTGTTAGTCGAGTATCAAGACGAATTACAACTTGAAGCTTCGGAATCAGAATATGGGTTATATATTACTGGATTTTTAGGATTAAGTGCTAAAGATAATGGAGCAGCGGGTCCTTGGTGGATGTATAGCTATGAATCACCTTCACAAGATTTACAAATGCCAATTGGACAAGCGCCTGGAGTTGATAGTTTAATGATTCATGATGGCGATCGTGTTGTATTTAGCTACACAACAGAAACAGGTTGGTAA
- a CDS encoding aldo/keto reductase family oxidoreductase encodes MKQIKLGKSNLNVSQIALGCMGLGGSWDASIPITKEDEIKGLKAIEAALEEGINFFDHADIYKRGKAETVFSKIWETNLVKRESIYLQSKCGIRLSNDLREGSAPHYDFSYEYIIQSVDGILKRLNVDYLDSLLLHRPDALVEPEEVARAFSELQQQGKVRHFGVSNHNASQIDFLQSYLDQPLITNQMELSLVHANLIDEGMNVNSLMNSIDHRSHGTLEYCRRHEITLQAWSPLVGGALTKEDVLPEYKEMAKLISLYANEYGVSQEAIIVAWLLRHPAKIQPIVGTTTPSRLHAACEANQVKLTREQW; translated from the coding sequence ATGAAACAGATTAAATTAGGAAAAAGTAATCTTAATGTCTCTCAAATTGCACTAGGATGCATGGGACTAGGTGGAAGTTGGGATGCAAGTATCCCTATTACTAAGGAGGATGAGATAAAGGGGTTAAAGGCAATTGAAGCTGCCTTAGAAGAAGGGATTAACTTCTTTGATCATGCCGATATTTATAAACGTGGGAAGGCTGAGACTGTATTTTCGAAAATATGGGAAACTAACTTAGTCAAACGCGAATCCATTTATTTACAATCTAAATGTGGAATTCGTTTAAGCAATGATTTAAGAGAAGGATCAGCACCTCACTATGACTTTAGTTATGAGTATATTATTCAATCGGTTGATGGCATTTTAAAGCGTTTAAACGTCGATTACTTAGATAGTTTATTATTGCATCGCCCAGACGCTTTAGTTGAGCCAGAAGAAGTCGCTAGAGCTTTTTCAGAGTTACAACAACAGGGAAAAGTTCGACACTTTGGGGTAAGTAATCATAACGCGTCTCAAATCGATTTTTTACAATCTTATCTTGATCAGCCTTTAATAACGAATCAGATGGAATTGTCGTTAGTTCATGCTAATCTTATTGATGAAGGAATGAATGTGAATAGTTTAATGAATTCAATCGATCATAGAAGTCATGGGACCTTAGAGTACTGTCGTCGTCATGAGATCACGCTGCAAGCTTGGTCACCGTTAGTTGGGGGAGCTTTAACTAAAGAAGATGTTTTACCTGAATATAAAGAAATGGCAAAGCTTATTTCCTTATATGCTAATGAATATGGAGTCAGCCAAGAGGCAATTATCGTTGCTTGGTTACTAAGACATCCGGCTAAAATTCAACCAATTGTAGGCACAACAACTCCATCACGTTTACATGCAGCTTGTGAAGCTAATCAAGTCAAATTAACCCGTGAACAATGGTAG
- a CDS encoding 5'-nucleotidase has protein sequence MAYDLSDKLVVAISSRALFDLERENQIFEQEGIDAYTKHQIEHENTILPKGTAFPLVEALLSLNEKFEEPIVEVIILSSNSPETGLRVFNSIAEYGLTIVRAAFTGGEAKHPYLDAFNIDLFLSRNEKEVQDAIDQGVAAALVYDAPREYHPNQKEIRIAFDADAVVFSDESELIYKQKGLEAFYENENANAENAMNEGPFAKLLKTLSKIKEKDDTLVKIAIVTARNSPAHKRVILTLREWGCKVDEMFFLGGVAKDKVLKAFNAHIFFDDQDYHVGPASQLIPSGRVPYKSDSMLNQLQQHQEVEHEHSSTEEHHEEYQGE, from the coding sequence ATGGCATATGATTTAAGTGATAAATTAGTCGTTGCAATTTCAAGTCGTGCTTTATTTGATTTAGAGCGTGAAAATCAAATCTTTGAACAGGAAGGCATAGATGCTTATACTAAACATCAAATCGAGCATGAAAATACTATCTTGCCTAAGGGAACAGCCTTTCCATTAGTTGAAGCGTTATTAAGTTTAAATGAAAAATTTGAAGAACCGATCGTAGAGGTGATTATTTTATCTAGTAATAGTCCTGAAACAGGTTTACGTGTTTTTAATAGTATTGCAGAGTACGGATTAACAATTGTACGAGCAGCATTTACTGGGGGAGAGGCGAAGCATCCTTATCTTGATGCGTTTAATATCGATTTGTTTTTATCACGTAATGAAAAAGAGGTTCAAGATGCGATTGATCAAGGAGTTGCAGCAGCTTTAGTATACGATGCACCTCGTGAGTATCATCCAAATCAAAAAGAAATTCGTATCGCTTTTGACGCCGATGCCGTTGTTTTTTCAGACGAGTCGGAACTTATCTATAAACAAAAAGGATTAGAGGCATTTTATGAAAATGAAAATGCCAATGCAGAAAATGCCATGAATGAAGGTCCCTTTGCAAAGTTATTAAAAACATTATCTAAGATCAAAGAAAAAGATGATACTTTAGTGAAGATTGCAATTGTGACAGCGAGAAATTCTCCGGCACATAAACGAGTGATTTTGACATTAAGAGAATGGGGATGCAAAGTAGACGAGATGTTTTTCCTCGGTGGTGTAGCCAAGGATAAAGTCTTGAAGGCGTTTAATGCTCATATTTTTTTTGATGATCAAGATTATCATGTAGGTCCAGCCTCACAATTGATACCATCCGGACGTGTTCCATACAAATCGGACTCGATGTTGAATCAACTTCAACAACATCAAGAAGTTGAACATGAACACTCATCGACAGAAGAACATCATGAGGAATATCAAGGAGAGTAA
- a CDS encoding 5'-nucleotidase, protein METLNIGIDLEVIFHTEEVNESLYVKGVLFSLIEQMTKLNSDVVELILFSTADPSISSLVFESLSSYGLSFSQVIFTGGGTILPYLKALEVDVYLSVHQDTIREARSSGILSAYVSVKASTSPLTIVFDHRLFLDEITYNGLGKWVPFLGYLQQQDKQFLSVELMTTRLYSVDRWIKEFFQSAQCKVNAICFIASGRGDDLLELYDVNLYFEGNNDEPLSPLPHSECLLNIEF, encoded by the coding sequence ATGGAGACGCTCAATATCGGGATAGATTTAGAAGTAATCTTTCACACGGAAGAAGTAAATGAATCGCTTTACGTTAAAGGTGTTTTGTTTTCATTAATCGAACAGATGACGAAGTTAAATTCTGACGTCGTCGAACTTATTTTGTTTTCAACGGCAGATCCATCTATTTCCTCACTTGTCTTTGAAAGTTTATCTAGTTATGGATTAAGTTTTAGCCAAGTTATTTTTACTGGTGGGGGAACAATTCTCCCTTATTTAAAGGCATTAGAAGTTGATGTTTATTTATCTGTTCATCAGGACACCATACGCGAAGCGCGATCAAGCGGAATTTTATCTGCATATGTTTCAGTTAAGGCATCCACATCTCCACTAACGATTGTTTTTGATCATCGTCTCTTTTTAGACGAGATCACATATAACGGATTAGGGAAGTGGGTTCCTTTTTTAGGCTATTTACAACAACAAGATAAGCAATTTCTTTCGGTGGAGTTAATGACAACCCGATTATACAGTGTTGATCGATGGATTAAGGAGTTTTTTCAAAGTGCCCAGTGCAAGGTTAATGCCATTTGTTTTATTGCATCGGGAAGAGGAGACGATTTACTAGAGCTATATGATGTTAATCTTTATTTTGAAGGAAATAATGATGAACCACTATCTCCGCTACCTCATTCAGAATGTCTTTTAAATATTGAGTTTTAA
- a CDS encoding DUF1540 domain-containing protein, with protein MSIKCGTHNCVHNDNNGNCYAGVVSVRGIHALTTDETLCKSFADEGIREDAEFATEFNATHKKADVSNIKCSACRCKYNENLKCHADDVQINRVTASCDTFKQD; from the coding sequence ATGTCAATTAAATGCGGAACACATAATTGTGTACATAATGATAATAACGGAAATTGTTATGCTGGTGTTGTAAGTGTTCGTGGGATTCATGCCTTAACGACTGACGAAACATTATGTAAAAGCTTTGCGGACGAAGGAATTAGAGAAGATGCTGAGTTTGCGACTGAGTTTAATGCAACGCATAAAAAAGCAGACGTTAGTAACATTAAATGTAGTGCTTGCCGTTGTAAATATAATGAAAATTTAAAATGTCATGCTGATGATGTTCAAATTAATCGTGTGACTGCAAGCTGTGATACATTCAAACAAGATTAA
- a CDS encoding sodium-dependent transporter gives MSQKATTTKRDGFSSRFGIIAAAAGSAVGLGNIWKFPYIVGENGGSAFIFIYLISILAIGVPVLLAEFIIGRRGQANAVRSFKKIAPNSKWSAIGWMGIVAAFMILGFYTVIAGYTIHYFILTITNSFAGMNSADISQTFNTFATGTTLPIIYTIIFIFLTLVVLFGGVKDGIEKYSKILMPGLVGIILLLVIRAVTLPGASAGIEFLFKPDFSALSMDAVLDALGHAFFSLSVGMGTMLTYGSYISKKENLTSTALSIAAADTLIALLAGLAIFPAVFAFGIDPTSGPGLVFITLPNVFLQMSGGTFFGALFFFLLFIAALTSVVSIFEVIIAYITEELNVGRHKAMALITLAAIVISSFCSLSQTPNSSLIFNGHTLFDWMDLLSANVLLPIGGLLIMLFVAFIMKPSDLEDELQQGAKSIKGTMAYLTVTKFVAPVAIAIVFLTGIQALFN, from the coding sequence ATGAGTCAAAAAGCAACGACAACTAAGCGTGATGGTTTTAGTTCACGTTTTGGTATCATTGCGGCTGCAGCAGGTTCAGCCGTCGGTTTAGGTAACATTTGGAAGTTTCCTTATATTGTCGGGGAAAACGGAGGATCAGCCTTTATTTTTATTTATTTGATTTCCATTTTAGCTATCGGCGTTCCTGTTTTATTAGCCGAATTTATTATTGGACGTCGAGGACAAGCTAATGCAGTTCGCTCGTTTAAAAAAATTGCACCAAACAGTAAATGGTCAGCCATTGGATGGATGGGAATTGTGGCTGCATTTATGATTTTAGGATTTTATACCGTGATTGCAGGATATACGATTCACTATTTCATTTTAACCATCACCAATTCCTTTGCTGGTATGAATTCAGCAGATATTTCGCAAACATTTAATACCTTTGCAACAGGCACAACATTACCGATTATTTATACTATTATCTTTATCTTTTTAACACTGGTTGTTTTATTTGGTGGTGTTAAAGATGGGATTGAAAAATACAGTAAAATTTTAATGCCTGGTTTAGTCGGAATCATTCTTTTATTAGTTATTCGTGCCGTCACATTACCTGGTGCGAGCGCAGGAATTGAATTTTTATTCAAACCAGATTTCAGTGCATTGTCGATGGATGCCGTTTTAGATGCACTTGGACATGCGTTCTTCTCTTTAAGTGTTGGGATGGGAACGATGTTAACTTATGGTTCTTACATTAGTAAAAAAGAGAATCTAACGTCTACAGCATTATCCATTGCCGCAGCAGATACATTAATTGCTTTATTAGCTGGATTAGCTATTTTCCCAGCCGTATTTGCCTTTGGCATTGATCCAACATCAGGTCCTGGATTAGTCTTTATTACATTACCAAACGTCTTTTTACAAATGAGTGGCGGAACATTTTTTGGAGCCTTATTTTTCTTCTTATTATTTATTGCTGCTTTAACATCAGTTGTTTCTATTTTTGAAGTTATTATTGCCTACATCACAGAAGAATTAAATGTAGGCCGTCATAAAGCGATGGCTTTAATTACATTAGCTGCCATTGTCATTTCATCATTTTGTTCATTATCACAAACACCAAACTCATCATTAATTTTTAATGGACATACTTTATTTGACTGGATGGACTTATTATCAGCTAACGTTTTACTTCCGATTGGTGGGTTATTAATTATGCTTTTTGTTGCCTTCATTATGAAGCCATCTGATTTAGAAGATGAGTTACAACAAGGAGCAAAATCAATTAAAGGAACAATGGCTTATCTAACTGTCACAAAGTTTGTGGCACCTGTCGCTATTGCTATTGTTTTCTTAACGGGAATTCAAGCATTATTTAATTAA
- a CDS encoding patatin-like phospholipase family protein, with the protein MKRKIRILSIDGGGIRGIIPAKIIARIEELLQRYSQNPETRISDYFDLIAGTSTGSVLSALYLCPREKGETKVKYSAQEILDLYLNYGSDIFKRSWKTQTIDYLGLGNPLYKADKLEDMLDDYFGDLRLADLLKPCLFPAYDVESGKAIFFNQMNAYRHENKNYLVKEVVRASTAAPTYFPIAKINDEIEKRSYSLIDGGMFANNPALCAYIEACKFPSQPAATDIMILSLGTGSNGKTYPYASSSKWGKIGWVIPVIDIYGSASSQTVDHQLNVLYKYHHAKDQYLRLEPNLSQYDVSFKMDDASKKNVLALESVGDQMIEKYSEEINDFVRKLYVSQMGRQSNEFYRLD; encoded by the coding sequence ATGAAAAGAAAAATTAGAATCTTATCGATTGATGGTGGAGGGATAAGAGGGATTATTCCTGCAAAAATTATTGCTAGGATTGAAGAGCTTTTGCAGCGATATAGTCAAAATCCTGAAACTAGAATTAGTGATTATTTTGATTTAATTGCCGGAACAAGTACAGGGAGTGTATTATCTGCATTGTATCTTTGTCCTCGCGAAAAAGGGGAAACAAAAGTGAAGTACAGTGCTCAGGAAATATTAGATTTATATTTGAATTATGGATCGGATATCTTTAAGCGTTCGTGGAAAACGCAAACGATTGATTATTTGGGGTTAGGAAATCCTCTATATAAAGCTGATAAACTTGAAGACATGCTTGATGATTATTTTGGCGATCTTCGATTAGCGGACTTACTAAAACCTTGCTTATTCCCGGCTTACGATGTTGAAAGCGGGAAAGCTATTTTTTTTAATCAAATGAATGCGTATCGTCATGAAAATAAAAACTATTTAGTTAAAGAAGTCGTACGTGCATCAACAGCTGCGCCTACGTACTTTCCCATTGCTAAAATAAATGACGAGATTGAAAAAAGGAGCTACTCTTTAATTGATGGTGGAATGTTTGCTAATAATCCAGCTTTATGTGCCTATATAGAAGCATGTAAGTTCCCATCTCAACCTGCTGCTACTGATATTATGATTTTATCTCTTGGAACCGGATCGAATGGAAAAACATATCCCTATGCTTCATCAAGTAAATGGGGAAAAATCGGTTGGGTTATTCCAGTTATTGATATTTATGGTTCAGCCAGTTCTCAAACCGTTGACCATCAATTAAATGTGTTATATAAGTATCATCACGCTAAAGATCAGTATTTAAGACTTGAACCTAATTTAAGCCAGTATGATGTGAGCTTTAAAATGGATGATGCATCAAAAAAAAATGTGCTCGCATTAGAGTCTGTCGGTGATCAGATGATTGAAAAATATTCAGAGGAAATTAATGACTTTGTTCGAAAATTATATGTTAGTCAAATGGGACGACAATCTAATGAGTTTTATCGATTAGATTAA
- a CDS encoding transposase, which translates to MFMEGIISDSHSIFKFLKGLDLDLFLSKPQFKHLNHFLNLMISETYTGKISAVKHCHRTTFGRFLNDSSWDDEMISNQIQSYLLSCIYNRSHQTGKPIYVLVDDTTCVKTKPSSQATYPIQGCGWHYSHLHHQYVYGHQFVTLMLQCDDVTLPYQIIPYEKDKQSKIELVKEILTTLPKPPHKGYILADSWYTCETLFQIANQLGFYYLGGIKTNRIILPKGYRPKGIQLKSFANTLSLKDLDLVTVGSETYYTYTYEGRVRGGHVVKIILSWPQKAPLEEKALRCFMSHDLKLSAKQILKHYTKRWPIEIFFRETKQNFGLARYQVRTLKGIKRLMLMIQFVYLYLKRVTKTGDCIGESLRECQRKQKQELVKFIYIKAQTGVGLNTIFEELKIA; encoded by the coding sequence ATGTTCATGGAAGGTATTATATCAGATTCTCATTCAATTTTCAAATTTTTAAAAGGGCTAGACTTAGACTTATTTCTATCGAAACCACAGTTTAAGCATCTTAACCATTTCCTAAATTTGATGATTAGTGAAACTTATACGGGCAAAATCTCTGCCGTTAAGCATTGTCATCGGACAACTTTTGGACGATTTTTAAATGATAGTTCCTGGGATGATGAGATGATTTCTAATCAAATTCAATCCTATCTTCTATCTTGCATTTACAATCGTTCACATCAAACAGGAAAACCTATTTACGTATTAGTAGATGATACAACATGTGTTAAAACTAAGCCCTCGTCACAGGCGACTTATCCTATTCAAGGATGTGGTTGGCACTACTCTCATCTTCATCATCAATACGTCTATGGCCATCAATTTGTTACCCTGATGCTTCAATGTGATGACGTCACCTTACCGTATCAAATCATTCCGTATGAGAAAGATAAACAGAGTAAAATTGAACTCGTTAAGGAGATTCTCACCACTTTACCTAAACCGCCTCATAAAGGATACATCCTAGCTGATAGTTGGTATACTTGTGAAACCTTATTCCAAATCGCTAATCAATTAGGCTTTTATTACTTAGGAGGAATCAAAACCAATCGAATCATTCTTCCGAAAGGCTATCGTCCGAAAGGGATTCAACTTAAATCATTTGCGAACACCTTATCCCTCAAAGATCTCGACTTAGTCACAGTTGGATCAGAGACCTATTATACTTATACATATGAGGGTCGAGTGAGAGGTGGCCATGTCGTCAAAATCATTTTGAGTTGGCCACAAAAGGCTCCACTTGAAGAAAAAGCCTTACGTTGTTTTATGAGTCATGATTTAAAATTGTCTGCTAAACAAATTCTTAAGCACTACACGAAACGTTGGCCCATTGAAATATTCTTTCGTGAAACGAAACAAAACTTTGGATTGGCTCGTTACCAAGTTCGAACATTAAAAGGGATTAAACGTTTGATGTTAATGATTCAATTCGTTTACCTGTATCTAAAGCGTGTAACTAAGACAGGGGATTGTATTGGCGAGAGTTTACGCGAATGCCAACGAAAACAAAAACAGGAATTAGTTAAGTTCATTTACATCAAAGCGCAAACCGGAGTAGGGTTAAATACCATTTTTGAAGAATTGAAAATTGCATAG